A genome region from Pseudomonas sp. S06B 330 includes the following:
- a CDS encoding cobyric acid synthase: MSTLMVQGTTSDAGKSTLVTALCRWLLRQGVAVVPFKPQNMALNSAVTADGGEIGRAQAVQAQAAGLAPHTDMNPVLLKPNSDTGAQVIVHGRAVTSMNAVAYHDYKVIAMQAVLDSHQRLSEQYPVVMVEGAGSPAEINLRAGDIANMGFAEAVDCPVILIADINRGGVFAHLVGTLELLSATEQARVKGFVINRFRGDIALLQPGLDWLEARTGKPVLGVLPYVMDLHLEAEDGIDQRQSDKAARALKVIVPVLPRISNHTDFDPLRLHPQVDLQFIGPGDAIPAADLIILPGSKSVRGDLAQLRARGWDQAISRHLRYGGKLLGICGGLQMLGLQVDDPLGLEGPAGSSDGLGLLDFVTVLEAQKQLRNVSGTLQLEQAPISGYEIHAGVTQGVALEQPAVHLADGRHDGAISADGQIFATYLHGLFESPQSCAALLRWAGLHDVEDVDYQALRERDIDRLADLVEQHLDTTCLRQLCGLN, from the coding sequence ATGAGTACCCTGATGGTGCAAGGCACCACCTCCGATGCAGGCAAGAGCACCCTGGTGACTGCGCTGTGCCGCTGGCTGCTGCGACAGGGTGTGGCAGTGGTGCCGTTCAAGCCGCAAAACATGGCTCTCAACAGCGCGGTCACCGCTGACGGCGGTGAGATCGGCCGCGCTCAGGCAGTCCAGGCCCAGGCCGCGGGACTTGCGCCGCACACCGACATGAACCCAGTGTTGCTTAAGCCCAACAGCGACACCGGGGCCCAGGTGATCGTCCACGGTCGCGCCGTCACCAGCATGAATGCGGTGGCTTACCACGACTACAAAGTCATCGCCATGCAAGCGGTACTCGACTCTCATCAGCGCTTGAGTGAGCAATACCCGGTGGTAATGGTCGAGGGCGCGGGCTCCCCTGCAGAGATCAACCTGCGGGCCGGGGATATCGCCAACATGGGCTTCGCCGAAGCGGTGGACTGCCCGGTGATCCTGATTGCCGACATCAACCGCGGTGGCGTTTTCGCTCACCTGGTCGGGACCCTGGAATTGCTCTCTGCCACCGAGCAGGCGCGGGTCAAAGGCTTCGTCATCAACCGTTTTCGCGGTGACATCGCCTTACTTCAACCGGGCCTGGACTGGCTCGAAGCGCGTACCGGCAAACCGGTATTGGGCGTGCTGCCGTATGTGATGGACCTGCACCTGGAAGCCGAAGACGGCATTGATCAGCGCCAGAGTGACAAGGCCGCACGCGCCCTCAAAGTGATCGTGCCGGTACTGCCGCGCATCAGTAACCATACCGATTTCGACCCGCTGCGCCTGCACCCGCAAGTGGACCTGCAGTTCATTGGCCCGGGCGATGCGATTCCCGCTGCGGACCTGATCATCCTGCCAGGCTCCAAGAGCGTGCGCGGCGACCTGGCGCAATTGCGTGCCCGTGGTTGGGACCAGGCCATCAGTCGGCATCTGCGCTACGGCGGCAAGTTGCTGGGTATTTGTGGCGGCCTGCAGATGCTCGGGTTGCAGGTGGATGATCCATTGGGGCTGGAAGGGCCGGCAGGCAGTAGTGACGGGCTGGGCCTACTCGACTTTGTCACGGTGCTGGAGGCGCAGAAGCAGTTGCGCAATGTCAGCGGCACCCTGCAACTGGAGCAGGCACCGATCAGCGGCTACGAAATTCATGCTGGGGTAACCCAAGGCGTGGCCCTGGAGCAACCGGCGGTGCACTTGGCTGACGGTCGCCACGACGGTGCTATCAGCGCCGACGGGCAGATCTTCGCCACCTACCTGCACGGCCTGTTTGAAAGCCCGCAGTCTTGTGCGGCGCTGTTGCGCTGGGCCGGCTTGCATGACGTCGAAGACGTCGATTACCAGGCCCTGCGCGAACGCGACATCGATCGCCTGGCCGACCTGGTCGAACAGCACCTGGATACCACCTGCCTAAGGCAACTGTGCGGACTGAACTGA
- the cobU gene encoding bifunctional adenosylcobinamide kinase/adenosylcobinamide-phosphate guanylyltransferase codes for MLNLILGGARSGKSRLAEQLAERSGLAVTYIATSEPLDGEMNARVQLHRDRRPSSWSLIEEPLALAQVLRTNAGAERCLLVDCLTLWLTNLLMLDNPERLLAERMALLDCLVQLPGEIILVSNETGLGVVPLGELTRRYVDEAGWLHQAIAERCQRVVLTVAGLPLTLKGTAP; via the coding sequence ATGCTCAACCTTATCCTCGGTGGTGCCCGTTCCGGCAAGAGCCGCCTGGCCGAACAACTGGCCGAGCGCAGCGGCCTGGCGGTGACCTACATCGCCACCAGTGAACCACTGGATGGCGAAATGAATGCCCGCGTGCAACTGCACCGCGACCGGCGGCCGTCCAGTTGGAGCCTGATCGAAGAACCGCTGGCCCTGGCCCAGGTCTTGCGCACCAACGCCGGTGCCGAACGCTGCCTGTTGGTTGACTGCCTGACCCTGTGGCTGACCAACCTGCTGATGCTGGATAACCCCGAACGCTTGCTGGCTGAGCGCATGGCACTGCTCGATTGCCTGGTGCAATTGCCCGGCGAGATCATTCTGGTCAGCAACGAGACCGGCCTTGGCGTGGTTCCGCTGGGCGAGCTGACCCGGCGCTATGTCGATGAAGCCGGCTGGTTGCACCAGGCCATTGCCGAGCGCTGCCAGCGGGTGGTGCTCACGGTTGCCGGCTTACCCCTCACTTTGAAAGGAACTGCACCATGA
- the cobT gene encoding nicotinate-nucleotide--dimethylbenzimidazole phosphoribosyltransferase, protein MSQTWWLDACRALDQEAMAQAAARQQQLTKPAGSLGRLELIAVQLAGLQGQLKPCLEQVSIAIFAGDHGVVAEGIAAYPQAVTVQMLYNFVGGGAAISVLARQLQAHLEVVDLGTIDPDLELPGVRHLRIGAGTANFAVAPAMTREQGLQALQGGRESALRAAASGSQLFIGGEMGIGNTTAASALACALLACPAIELSGPGTGLDAAGVRHKAEVIERALVLHGDLSNDPLRALFCFGGFEIAALVGAYLGSAQAGVAVLVDGFICTVAALVAVRINPGCRDWLLFGHRGAEPGHRRLLAELGAEPVLELGLRLGEGSGAALAVPVLRLACDLHGQMATFAEAAVADRPA, encoded by the coding sequence ATGAGTCAGACCTGGTGGCTTGATGCCTGCCGTGCCCTTGATCAGGAAGCCATGGCTCAGGCCGCGGCACGCCAACAGCAATTGACCAAACCAGCAGGTTCACTCGGGCGCCTGGAGTTGATCGCTGTCCAGCTGGCTGGCCTGCAGGGGCAGCTCAAGCCTTGCCTGGAGCAGGTCAGTATTGCGATTTTTGCTGGTGACCATGGTGTGGTTGCTGAAGGCATCGCGGCCTATCCGCAGGCGGTGACGGTGCAGATGCTGTACAACTTTGTCGGTGGTGGTGCGGCGATCAGCGTGCTCGCGCGCCAGCTCCAGGCGCACCTGGAAGTGGTGGATCTGGGCACTATCGACCCGGATCTGGAGTTGCCGGGCGTGCGTCATCTGCGAATCGGTGCCGGCACCGCTAATTTCGCTGTGGCCCCGGCAATGACCCGCGAGCAAGGCTTGCAAGCACTGCAGGGCGGTCGCGAGAGTGCCTTGCGTGCAGCGGCCAGCGGCAGTCAGTTGTTCATTGGCGGCGAGATGGGCATTGGCAATACCACGGCGGCCAGTGCGCTGGCGTGTGCCTTGCTCGCGTGCCCGGCCATCGAGCTCAGTGGCCCCGGAACGGGTCTGGATGCTGCGGGTGTGCGGCACAAGGCTGAAGTGATCGAGCGTGCGTTAGTGCTGCACGGTGACCTATCGAATGATCCGTTGCGGGCGCTGTTCTGCTTCGGCGGTTTTGAAATCGCAGCCTTGGTGGGTGCCTATCTGGGCAGTGCCCAAGCCGGTGTCGCGGTGCTGGTCGATGGTTTTATCTGCACCGTGGCCGCGCTGGTGGCGGTGCGGATCAATCCGGGGTGCCGTGACTGGCTGCTGTTTGGCCATCGCGGTGCTGAGCCGGGGCACCGGCGGCTGCTGGCCGAGTTGGGCGCGGAGCCGGTGCTGGAACTCGGCTTGCGCCTGGGCGAGGGCAGTGGTGCAGCGCTGGCAGTGCCGGTGTTGCGCCTGGCCTGCGACCTGCACGGGCAGATGGCAACCTTCGCCGAAGCTGCCGTAGCGGACCGTCCGGCATGA
- the cobC gene encoding alpha-ribazole phosphatase family protein: MIIDLLRHGETELGGGLRGSLDDALTAKGWAQMHAAVAGIQPWDVLVSSPLQRCARFAQSLSEQMGLPVQLEPALQELHFGEWEGRSAADLMLTHEQQLGQFWSDPYGFTPPGGEAVIDFADRVLAAITRLHHQQADKHVLLVTHGGVMRLLLARARGLPREQLLQVEVAHGALCRLEVKADGSLREVR, encoded by the coding sequence ATGATCATCGATCTGCTGCGCCATGGTGAAACCGAGCTGGGCGGCGGCCTGCGTGGCAGCCTGGATGATGCCTTGACCGCCAAGGGCTGGGCGCAGATGCATGCTGCGGTGGCTGGCATACAGCCTTGGGATGTCTTGGTCAGTTCACCCTTGCAGCGCTGCGCGCGATTTGCCCAGTCGCTGAGCGAGCAAATGGGGTTGCCCGTGCAATTGGAACCGGCACTGCAGGAGTTGCACTTTGGTGAATGGGAAGGGCGCAGTGCCGCTGATCTGATGCTCACCCATGAACAGCAACTGGGGCAGTTCTGGTCCGACCCCTATGGCTTCACCCCGCCTGGCGGTGAGGCGGTGATCGACTTTGCTGACCGCGTGCTGGCCGCCATTACCCGGCTGCACCATCAACAGGCGGACAAGCACGTGTTGCTGGTCACCCATGGTGGCGTGATGCGGCTATTGCTGGCGCGCGCCAGGGGACTGCCCCGGGAGCAGTTGTTGCAGGTCGAAGTCGCTCATGGCGCCTTGTGTCGACTTGAAGTAAAGGCGGACGGTAGCCTGCGGGAAGTGCGTTGA
- a CDS encoding adenosylcobinamide-GDP ribazoletransferase — MLPFWIALQFLSSLPVRLPGMPSPEQMGRSLLYYPAVGGVFGVLLWGLSTLLDGSPLLLHTALLLSAWVLLSGALHLDGLADSADAWLGGFGDRARTLEIMKDPRSGPIAVVTLVLVLLLKFCALLVLVERGQGEWLIIAPLLGRAALLGLFLSTPYVRAGGLGQALADHLPRRSGQWVLFVSCVLCLCLTGLQGLYVLAVAGVAFFFFRRMMIRRLGGTTGDTAGALLELLELAVLLSLAL; from the coding sequence ATGTTGCCCTTCTGGATCGCCTTGCAGTTCCTGAGCAGTTTGCCGGTGCGCCTGCCAGGGATGCCGAGCCCTGAACAAATGGGCCGCTCACTGCTGTATTACCCGGCGGTGGGAGGGGTGTTCGGCGTATTGCTCTGGGGGCTGAGCACGCTGCTCGACGGCAGCCCGTTACTGTTGCATACCGCGTTGCTGCTCAGTGCCTGGGTGCTGCTCAGCGGAGCCCTGCACCTGGATGGCCTGGCCGACAGTGCCGATGCCTGGCTGGGGGGCTTCGGCGACCGCGCGCGTACCCTGGAGATCATGAAAGATCCACGCAGCGGGCCCATAGCCGTGGTAACGCTGGTACTGGTGCTGTTGCTGAAGTTCTGCGCCTTGCTGGTGCTGGTCGAGCGAGGGCAGGGCGAGTGGCTGATCATCGCGCCGCTGCTGGGGCGCGCCGCCTTGCTCGGGCTGTTTCTGTCCACGCCTTATGTGCGCGCGGGGGGGCTGGGGCAGGCGCTGGCCGATCACCTGCCACGACGTAGTGGGCAGTGGGTTTTGTTTGTAAGTTGCGTCCTATGCCTTTGTCTGACTGGTCTGCAAGGTCTGTATGTATTGGCTGTCGCGGGCGTGGCTTTCTTCTTCTTTCGTCGAATGATGATTCGGCGATTAGGCGGCACGACCGGTGATACTGCCGGTGCGCTCCTGGAATTGCTGGAGTTGGCGGTTTTACTCAGTCTGGCATTGTGA
- a CDS encoding glycoside hydrolase family 5 protein, protein MLCCAFGSANAADLIDFWEAPRHGGNSFNRLPPDQAYFQALKDYGASWVRLSYDKWQPTGRDFLLGDADGYKGLAAEDLVQLRNVLDAAQSAGLKVVIAPLSLPGMRWVQNNHDRFDDRLWQDKAWWLQSAAFWRDLAAALKDHPAIAGYNLINEPAPEKRGGLAEHAAAADMQAWYRQQQGGTRDLPAFYTQVIAAIREVDPLTPVMVDAGWYAAADAFAYWPAPLSDARVLYSFHMYEPYHATSAPNLNRAKPYAYPGTVKFAGQQQVWGRERVEKYLKSPQQWAQAHQVPASRLVAGEFGCMRRLPGCRQYLEDVLTSLDQAGLHWAFYSFREDSWDGMDYELGSAKVPWAYWQAIEQGHPDPLKRQATVEFEPISKRLLP, encoded by the coding sequence ATGCTGTGTTGTGCGTTTGGTAGCGCGAACGCCGCCGATTTGATCGATTTTTGGGAGGCGCCACGCCACGGTGGCAACAGTTTCAACCGGCTGCCGCCTGATCAGGCGTACTTCCAGGCACTCAAGGATTACGGTGCCAGTTGGGTCCGTCTGTCTTACGACAAGTGGCAGCCTACCGGGCGCGACTTCCTCCTCGGCGATGCCGATGGCTACAAGGGGCTGGCTGCCGAGGACCTGGTGCAACTGCGCAACGTACTCGACGCTGCCCAGAGTGCCGGGCTCAAGGTCGTCATTGCGCCACTGTCGTTGCCGGGCATGCGCTGGGTGCAGAACAACCATGATCGTTTTGACGACCGCCTCTGGCAGGACAAGGCCTGGTGGTTGCAGTCGGCTGCCTTTTGGCGGGATCTGGCTGCAGCCCTCAAGGACCATCCGGCCATTGCCGGCTACAACCTGATCAATGAGCCCGCGCCGGAAAAGAGGGGTGGGCTTGCCGAGCATGCGGCGGCGGCAGACATGCAGGCCTGGTATCGCCAGCAACAGGGCGGCACTCGTGATTTGCCGGCGTTCTACACCCAGGTCATTGCCGCCATTCGTGAAGTGGACCCGCTAACGCCGGTGATGGTCGACGCTGGCTGGTATGCCGCCGCCGATGCCTTTGCCTACTGGCCGGCCCCTTTGTCTGACGCTCGCGTGCTGTACAGTTTTCACATGTACGAGCCTTACCACGCTACCAGCGCGCCAAACCTGAACCGGGCAAAACCGTATGCCTATCCAGGTACCGTGAAGTTTGCCGGGCAGCAGCAGGTGTGGGGTCGTGAGCGGGTTGAGAAGTATTTGAAAAGCCCCCAGCAGTGGGCGCAAGCTCACCAAGTGCCTGCCAGCCGCCTGGTGGCGGGGGAGTTTGGCTGCATGCGGCGCTTGCCGGGATGTCGACAATACCTTGAGGACGTGCTGACAAGCCTTGATCAAGCCGGCCTGCATTGGGCCTTTTACAGCTTTCGCGAGGACAGCTGGGACGGCATGGACTATGAACTGGGCAGCGCCAAGGTGCCCTGGGCTTACTGGCAGGCCATCGAGCAAGGGCACCCCGACCCGCTGAAACGCCAAGCCACTGTAGAGTTTGAGCCGATTAGCAAGCGCCTGCTGCCCTAG
- a CDS encoding MarR family winged helix-turn-helix transcriptional regulator, protein MLTSECICTHLRRAARGVSRHYDEALEGFGINVAQFSLLRHLRRLDQPSISTLADAMGLDRSTLGRNVRVLEAEGLLALAEGRDLRNRLVLLTDQGHERLRAAEPAWEKAQADLIDTLGEGQRDELVRLLELLA, encoded by the coding sequence ATGTTGACCAGTGAATGTATCTGCACCCATCTGCGTCGTGCGGCCCGTGGGGTCAGCCGACACTACGACGAAGCCCTTGAAGGTTTCGGGATCAATGTCGCGCAGTTTTCCCTGCTGCGGCATTTGCGTCGTCTCGATCAACCGAGTATCTCGACCTTGGCCGATGCCATGGGCCTGGATCGCAGTACCCTGGGGCGTAACGTGCGGGTGCTGGAAGCTGAAGGGTTGCTGGCCCTGGCTGAAGGTCGGGACCTTCGCAATCGTCTGGTGCTGTTGACCGATCAGGGGCATGAGCGTTTGCGCGCAGCTGAGCCAGCCTGGGAAAAAGCCCAGGCCGATTTGATTGATACCTTGGGTGAAGGGCAGCGCGATGAACTGGTGCGTCTGCTTGAGCTGCTTGCCTGA
- a CDS encoding MFS transporter, protein MTSVWRTSGWILLGAALILALSLGVRHGFGLFLAPMSADFGWGREVFAFAIALQNLIWGLAQPFAGALADRLGAAKVVMVGGILYAVGLVLMGMSDSALTLSLSAGLLIGIGLSGTSFSVILGVVGRAVPPEKRSMAMGIASAAGSFGQFAMLPGTLGLIGWLGWSAALLVLGLLVAFIVPLVGLLKDRPLPSHGAEQSLGQALREACTHSGFWLLSLGFFVCGFQVVFIGVHLPAYLVDQHLPATIGTTVLALVGLFNIVGTYTAGWLGGRMSKPRLLTALYLLRAVVIVLFLWAPVTQFSAYLFGIAMGLLWLSTVPLTNGTVATLFGVRNLSMLGGIVFLFHQLGAFLGGWLGGVVYDKTGNYDLVWQISILLSLLAAALNWPVRERPVARLQAQAA, encoded by the coding sequence ATGACATCGGTATGGCGAACCAGTGGTTGGATTCTCCTCGGCGCTGCGTTGATCCTGGCGCTCTCTCTGGGCGTGCGGCATGGCTTTGGCCTGTTCCTGGCACCGATGAGTGCCGACTTCGGCTGGGGGCGTGAGGTGTTCGCCTTCGCCATTGCCTTGCAGAACCTGATCTGGGGGCTGGCACAACCCTTTGCCGGGGCCTTGGCGGATCGCCTTGGTGCAGCAAAAGTGGTGATGGTCGGCGGTATTCTCTATGCCGTCGGGCTGGTGTTGATGGGCATGTCTGATTCGGCGCTGACGCTGTCGCTGAGCGCCGGCCTGCTGATTGGTATTGGCCTCTCCGGCACATCGTTCTCGGTGATCCTCGGCGTGGTGGGTCGCGCCGTTCCCCCAGAGAAGCGCAGCATGGCCATGGGGATTGCCAGTGCCGCCGGGTCCTTCGGTCAATTCGCCATGCTCCCGGGTACCCTCGGCCTGATCGGCTGGCTGGGCTGGTCAGCGGCCTTGCTGGTGCTGGGTTTGCTGGTGGCCTTCATCGTGCCGCTGGTGGGGTTGTTGAAAGATCGACCGCTACCCAGCCACGGTGCCGAACAAAGTCTGGGTCAGGCCTTGCGTGAAGCCTGCACACATTCTGGTTTCTGGCTCTTGTCCTTGGGCTTTTTCGTCTGTGGCTTTCAGGTGGTGTTCATCGGCGTGCATTTGCCGGCCTACCTGGTCGACCAACACCTGCCGGCGACCATTGGCACCACGGTGCTGGCACTGGTCGGGCTGTTCAATATTGTCGGCACCTACACTGCTGGTTGGCTGGGCGGACGGATGTCCAAGCCGCGTTTGCTGACGGCGCTGTATCTGTTGCGGGCGGTGGTGATCGTGTTGTTTCTCTGGGCGCCGGTCACGCAGTTCAGCGCTTACCTGTTTGGCATCGCCATGGGGCTGTTGTGGCTGTCGACCGTGCCGTTGACCAATGGCACGGTGGCGACCCTGTTTGGCGTGCGTAACCTGTCGATGCTCGGCGGTATCGTGTTTCTGTTCCACCAGTTGGGCGCATTCCTGGGCGGTTGGCTGGGCGGGGTGGTGTACGACAAAACCGGAAACTACGACTTGGTCTGGCAGATTTCGATCCTCCTCAGCCTGTTGGCGGCGGCACTCAACTGGCCGGTGCGTGAACGCCCTGTGGCGCGCCTGCAGGCGCAAGCGGCATGA
- a CDS encoding glutathione peroxidase → MRARWLLVPLFTLMAAASVQAADCPALLKGSLPELRGKEQIDLCEKFAGKPLVVVNTASYCGFAPQFEGLEGVYKTYRGQGLEMLGVPSNDFKQEDADAEKTAKVCYANYGVTFTMTKAQPVRGSDAIPLFKNLAKQSSAPKWNFYKYVVDRQGNVVANFSSLTKPDDPAFTAAIEKAIASQP, encoded by the coding sequence ATGCGTGCACGCTGGCTGTTGGTTCCACTGTTCACCCTGATGGCTGCCGCATCCGTGCAGGCCGCCGACTGTCCAGCCTTGCTCAAGGGCAGCCTGCCGGAATTACGTGGCAAAGAGCAGATTGACCTGTGTGAGAAGTTTGCGGGTAAGCCGCTGGTGGTGGTCAACACCGCCAGCTATTGTGGCTTCGCGCCGCAATTTGAAGGCCTGGAAGGGGTCTACAAAACTTACAGGGGGCAAGGGCTGGAGATGCTCGGGGTGCCGTCCAACGACTTCAAGCAGGAGGACGCTGACGCCGAGAAAACCGCCAAGGTCTGCTATGCGAACTATGGCGTCACCTTCACCATGACCAAAGCCCAGCCCGTGCGCGGCAGTGATGCGATTCCCTTGTTCAAGAACCTCGCCAAGCAGAGCAGCGCGCCGAAGTGGAATTTCTACAAGTACGTGGTAGATCGTCAGGGCAACGTGGTCGCCAATTTTTCCAGCCTGACCAAGCCCGATGACCCTGCATTCACAGCCGCGATCGAGAAGGCCATCGCTTCGCAACCGTAA